Proteins encoded within one genomic window of Halocatena marina:
- a CDS encoding winged helix-turn-helix domain-containing protein has protein sequence MSRADIQECDECVSPAEAFSIIGNETRLSILEALWAVENRPVRFSRLRKQVGMRDSAQFNYHLDKLIGQFVVRSEKGYDLRNAGERVVEAVLAGSFNEHPRVEPFTIDSPCTRCDAPLRVYYEDEQLTVECPECDRGHGTYTFPPGGLHDRSHDELLTAFDQRVRHLHCLAADGVCPACSGRMRTTIVREDECCLGVDLRADHVCEQCNHNLCSAIGLSLLDHSAVVAFHKEHDIDLNSTPYWNFEWCVSDDQTTVLSEDPWRLRVDIPLDAQTLSVVLDGDLTVIETEHRH, from the coding sequence ATGAGTCGAGCGGACATTCAGGAGTGTGATGAGTGTGTCTCACCCGCGGAGGCATTTTCGATCATCGGGAACGAGACTCGTCTTTCGATTCTCGAAGCGTTGTGGGCCGTCGAGAACCGGCCAGTACGATTCTCACGTCTCCGCAAGCAGGTCGGGATGCGAGACAGTGCTCAGTTCAACTATCATCTTGACAAACTGATTGGGCAGTTCGTCGTTCGGTCTGAGAAAGGCTACGATCTACGAAATGCCGGTGAACGGGTTGTAGAAGCTGTGCTTGCAGGGTCGTTCAACGAACATCCACGTGTGGAGCCATTCACCATTGACTCGCCGTGTACCCGCTGTGACGCACCGCTGCGCGTCTATTACGAGGACGAGCAACTGACGGTCGAATGTCCAGAATGCGATCGAGGCCACGGAACGTACACCTTCCCACCGGGTGGCTTACACGATCGCTCTCACGATGAGCTTCTGACTGCGTTCGATCAGCGTGTACGGCACCTTCACTGTCTCGCTGCCGATGGCGTCTGTCCGGCGTGTAGTGGTCGGATGCGGACGACCATCGTTCGTGAAGACGAGTGCTGTCTCGGTGTCGATCTCCGCGCTGATCACGTCTGTGAACAGTGTAACCATAATCTCTGCTCGGCGATTGGCTTGAGCCTGCTCGATCACTCTGCTGTCGTTGCGTTCCACAAAGAGCACGATATTGACCTCAACAGTACACCGTACTGGAACTTTGAGTGGTGTGTGAGCGACGATCAAACGACCGTCCTCTCTGAGGATCCGTGGCGGTTGCGCGTCGATATCCCGCTTGACGCACAGACTCTCTCAGTCGTTCTTGATGGTGATTTAACGGTTATCGAGACAGAACACAGGCACTGA
- a CDS encoding 50S ribosomal protein L15e: MARSFYSHIREAWQSPKEGKLAELQWQRQQDWRKQGAIERIERPTRLDKARALGYKAKQGIVVVRVSVRKGGARKQRFTAGRRSKRQGVNPITRRKNLQRISEERAQRKYRNLRTLNSYWVGEDGSQKWFEIILIDPEHGAIQNDDDLNWICDETQKGRAFHGATGAGKRGRGLGTRGKGAEKTRPSIRSNDGRGK, translated from the coding sequence ATGGCACGGAGTTTTTACTCACACATCCGAGAGGCATGGCAGTCCCCAAAAGAAGGGAAATTAGCCGAGTTGCAGTGGCAGCGCCAGCAGGACTGGCGCAAGCAGGGCGCGATTGAGCGTATCGAGCGTCCAACGCGTCTCGATAAGGCGCGCGCGCTCGGATACAAGGCAAAGCAGGGCATTGTTGTCGTGCGCGTGAGTGTCCGCAAAGGCGGCGCTCGCAAGCAGCGATTCACAGCCGGGCGACGCTCGAAGCGACAGGGCGTCAACCCAATCACACGCCGGAAGAATCTTCAGCGAATTTCCGAAGAGCGCGCTCAGCGCAAATACCGCAACCTGCGAACGCTCAACTCGTATTGGGTTGGTGAGGATGGATCGCAGAAATGGTTCGAGATCATCTTGATTGATCCCGAGCACGGCGCAATCCAGAACGACGACGATCTCAATTGGATCTGTGATGAGACGCAAAAAGGTCGCGCCTTCCATGGCGCGACTGGCGCCGGCAAACGCGGACGAGGACTTGGCACACGCGGGAAAGGCGCAGAGAAGACCCGACCAAGTATCCGAAGTAACGACGGTCGCGGGAAATAA